DNA sequence from the Candidatus Neomarinimicrobiota bacterium genome:
GTAAAAGAAGCTCTCCGAAAATTGATGGATTTAGCGAAGGAATGTAATAAATATTTTAATGAAAATGAACCATGGCTGACGCGCAAAAGCGATATTAAAAAGTGCGCGACTACGATTAATATCTCTCTTCAGGCGGTAAAAACTCTCGCTGTGCTGGCTGCGCCGATTCTTCCGACTACATCCGATAAAATACGGCAAATGCTGAAGATTCCGGAAGAATTCAAATGGAGTGATGCCGGTGTAGCTGATTTGAAGGAAGGGGATGAACTTGGAGAAGCTGTTGTTCTGTTCACAAAATTCGATGATGAAATAATTGAAGCAGAGGAGTTGAAATTGAGCGGTAAAGACGTTCCTGAAGAACAAAATAAAATTAGTATTGAAACACTGAAGAGTTTAGGATTGAAGATTGCCACAATCATTGAAGCAGAAAAAATACCCGATACGGACAGGCTTCTGAAGCTGAAAATATCCTTAGGCGAAGAAGAGAGGCAGATAGTGGCCGGTATTGGTGAACAATACGGCACGGAAGATCTGATCGGAAAGAAAATCGTGGTGGTTTCTAACCTTAAAGCGACAAAAATTAAAGGTGTCGAATCCGACGGAATGCTGCTTGCTGCCGAATCAGAGTCGGGCCTCGTTCTGCTAACTGTCAAAGATGAGGTCCCGAACGGCTCACCGATAAACTAACTCCGAGAACGGCTCTATTGCTGCTTGTTGATTCACATATACATCTCGATTCAAAAGTTTATTCCGAAGACTTGCCTCTACTGATTTTCAATGCTAATGCTTCGGGAGTTGATGTTATGATTACTCCCGGTACATCAATTGAATCAAGCAAAAATTGCGTTAAAATCGCAACTGAATATGACAGTGTTTATTCCGCGGTTGGAGTACATCCGCATAATGCGGACAATGCCGAAGACGAATTTATTGTTTCACTGAAAGAACTGGCTAAAGATAAAACTGTCGTCGCAATAGGTGAAATAGGGTTGGATTTTAACAAGAATTATTCAAGTCTCGAAGCACAATCGAAAATTTTTAAGGCTCAGATAAAACTTGCGCAGGAACTCGATCTGCCGATGATAATCCATAACAGGGATTCGGATGAATTGATGGAGGAAATCC
Encoded proteins:
- a CDS encoding TatD family hydrolase encodes the protein MLVDSHIHLDSKVYSEDLPLLIFNANASGVDVMITPGTSIESSKNCVKIATEYDSVYSAVGVHPHNADNAEDEFIVSLKELAKDKTVVAIGEIGLDFNKNYSSLEAQSKIFKAQIKLAQELDLPMIIHNRDSDELMEEILLSAGYFKGVIHCYTGGPEFAKKLVEMGFQIGFTGIATFGSKEIEKVIKWMPLDRILVETDGPYMTPVPHRGKRNEPSYVRYVAEKIAELKEISFEELADMTTKNCLDLFERINVAS